CGGCCTGGCGCCCGGCCTTGAGCACCTGGCACATGGTTACTTCCCAGCTATCGACGTTGGGTGGATTTTCAGGAATGAAGGCCCAGTCGGCGCCGGTAGCAATCGCACCCATCAGCGCCAGGTAGCCACAGTGGCGGCCCATCACCTCGACGATAAAGGTGCGCTGGTGGCTGGCCGCCGTACTGGTGATCGCATCGACCGCCTCGGTGATGCGGTGCAGCGCGGTGTCGGCGCCGATGGTCATGTCGGTGCCGGCCATGTCGTTGTCGATCGAGCCAACCAGCCCGACGATCGCCAGGTGCGCGCGGCGTGTCGCTACCTCGGGGGCCAGCAGGCCCTGCTCGACCAGCTCGCTCAGCAGGCTGGGCCATTCCTGTCGAAACAGGTTTGCGCCGGTCAGGCTGCCGTCGCCGCCGATCACCACCAGGCTGTCGATCTCGTGCTCGAGCAGGTTGCGCGCAGCCTGGAGCCGGCCCGCGCGGTCGCGGAAGGCCAGGCAGCGCGCGGTGCCGATCACAGTGCCGCCGCGGTGCAAGATCCCGCCGACCGAGTCCCAGCCGAGTTTGCGAATTCGGTTGCCGCCGTCGACCATGCCCTGGTAGCCCTCGTAGATCGCATACACGTCCATGCCGCGGTCGAGCGCGGTACGTGCCACCGCGCGCACAGCCGCGTTCATGCCCGGCGCGTCGCCACCGCTCGTCAGGATGCCGATCCGTCGGGTGTGCTGTCCAGTCATATTCCCCTCGATCTGGTGCAGGGCCGGCGCGCTGCCCGACCCCGTGTGATGCTCAGAATATTGCCTGCGTGAGCTGGGCCTACCCGATCATACTCGAGCCGATCGGCACACGCGGAAAGGAATCTTTACGTTGGGGGAATGTTTCTCGCCTCTGTCTCGATCTGGTGGGCGCGCGGCGCGGCGCAATCGCACTATGCACCAGCACCCGCCGAACATACGTGCGCATCAACCGAAAGGCGGATGCGAAAAACCCGTGAACCGTGTATAATGAAACTTCTTCAAAAGCCTCATACACGGATGTCAGGTGGCGTATGTCGTTTCGGGTCGTTGCCCCCTATCACCCCACCGGCGATCAGCCCAAGGCCATCGCCCAGCTGGTCGATGGCGTAAATAAGGGCTACAAGCATCAGACGCTGCTGGGTGCGACTGGCACAGGCAAGACGGCTGTGATGTCTTGGATCTTCGAGCAGCTCGGGCGCCCGGCGCTGGTAATGGCCCACAACAAGACGCTGGTGTCGCAGCTGTACTCCGAGTTTCGCGAGCTACTGCCCGACTCGGCCGTCGAGCTGTTCATCTCGTACTACGACGTGTATACGCCCGAGGCCTACGTGCCCAGCAAGGATCTCTACATCGAGAAAGAGGCCCAGATCAACGAGGAGATCGACCGGCTGCGCCACGCCGCAACCCAGGCGCTGCTGACGCGCAACGACGTGCTGATCGTCGCGTCGGTCTCGGCGATCTATGGCCTGGGCTCGCCCACCGACTACGGCCAGGTCGCCATCCCCCTGCGTGTCGGCGAGGTGCGCAACCGCGACAAGCTGCTGCGCCAGCTGATCGACCTGCAATTCGAGCGCAACGATATCGACTTCCACCGCGGCACCTTCCGCGTGCGCGGCGACACGCTCGATATCTTCCCGGCCAATGCCGAGATCGCCGAGCGGGTCGAGTTCTGGGGCGACGAGATCGAGAAGATCACCGAGTTCGACCCGCTGACCGGCGAGGTGCTGGTGGCGCGCACGGCCGTAGATATCTTCCCGGCCAAACACTTCATCGCCAATACCGAGAAGCTGCAGCTGGCGATCAGCGATATTTCGAGCGAGCTGACCGAGCGCGTGGCTGCGCTCGAGGCCGAGAGCAAGCCGCTCGAGGCTGCCCGGCTCAAGCAGCGCACCATGTACGATCTTGAGATGCTGGGCGAGGTGGGCTACTGCTCGGGCATCGAGAACTATTCACGGCATATGGATCGGCGCCTGCCTGGCCAGACGCCCTGGACCCTGATCGACTACTTTCCCGACAATTTCGTGCTGTTCGTCGATGAGTCGCATATTAGCCTGCCGCAGATCCGCGGCATGTACAATGGCGACCGCTCGCGCAAGCAGACGCTGGTCGATTATGGCTTCCGGCTGCCCTCGGCACTCGATAACCGGCCGCTCAAATTCGATGAGTTCGAACAGCATGTTCACCAGGCGATCTATGTGTCGGCTACACCTGGCCCGTACGAGCTTGAACACTCGCAGCAGATCGTCGAGCAGATCATCCGCCCGACCGGCCTGATCGACCCGATCATCGAGGTGCGGCCAACCAAGGGCCAGATCGACGACCTGATCGGCGAGATCAAGCGGCGGGTCGATAAAGGCCAGCGTGTGCTGGTGACCACGCTGACCAAGCGTATGGCCGAGGATCTGTCGGATTATCTGAAGGAGATGGGCGTGCGCACGCAGTACCTGCACGCCGACATCGAGACGCTCGAGCGCGTCGAGATCCTGCGCGATCTGCGGCTGGGCGTATACGATGTGGTCGTCGGCATTAACCTGCTGCGCGAGGGCCTCGACCTGCCCGAGGTGTCGATGGTGGCCATCCTCGACGCCGACAAAGAGGGCTATTTGCGCTCGGCCTCGTCGCTGATCCAGATCTCTGGCCGCGCCGCGCGCCATATCGAGGGCACCGTGATCATGTACGCCGACACGATTACCGCCTCGATGCATGCCGCGATCCAGGAGACCAACCGCCGCCGCGCGATCCAGGAGGCCCACAACCGCACGCATAACATCACGCCGGTGGGTATCAGCAAGGCCGTGCGCGACCTGACCGAGCGTGTGCGCAAAGTTGCCGAGGAGCGCGCGGTGTATCAGGCCGGGCCGGGCGGCCTGGGCGAGCTGCCGATCCCGAAGGACGAGCTGGTCAAGCTGATCAAAGAGCTTGAGAAACAGATGAAGCAGGCCGCCAAGGATCTTGAGTTCGAGAAGGCCGCCGCGCTGCGCGACCAGGTGATCGAGCTGCGGCGCACACTGGCGCTCGAGGAAGAGACCATCCGATAAGCCCTGGGCCGTACACGCTCGCCCGCGTTGCGCGCCACCGCAGGCACAACCGCCGAGGGCGTACGCCCTGCTAGGTTCAAATGTGATGGAACTGGTACGGATTGATCATTGCAATCCGAGCGCTATGGCTTGATAATACAGGGGTGGCGCGCCGCGCAACCTGCAGCAACCGGGTAGGCACAGGCATCCAGGAGTTTCTTTTGAACGGCTCATCCATGCATGTTGAGCTGCGGAAGGGAGCACCGCAGTGGCGGTCCAAATCTGGATCGGCGAGAAGCCGGAACATCCCAACGAGCGACGCGCGATTGTCGCACTCGCCAATGGCCTCGATCGGCTCGATGGCCTGTATCTGATCCTGGCGAATTTCAGCGTGGGTGGCCGTAATATCGACCTGGTGCTGATCAAGCAGGACGCGATCTTTATTGTCGAGCTCAAGCACTGCGACGGCAAGATCTTCGGCGATGTGAATGGCCCGTGGTTCGTCGAGAGCGCCAACGGCGAGCGCAAGCGCCTGAACCCTGGCCGCAAAAACCCGTACAACCAGGTCATCTCATATTACTACAGTCTGATCAACTTCCTCAACGAGCACCGCACCACCTTCCTCTCGGCACAGAAAGCTGCGGCGGTCGATTTTCGCACCTGCAAGCGCCTGGTGGTGATCGCCCCGACGATTCAGGACGGCTCGCAGGTCGAGACCGACTGGAAGGTCGAGCTGAAGGGCCTCGATGAGCTGCCGGCCTACCTCATCACCGAGCGCTCATCCGAGATCAACCTGAGCGAGGAAGAGATGCTCAGGATCCCCGAGCTGCTGCACTGCACGCGCTGGAGCGAGGTGAATGCACTGCTGGCGGGTGTTCTGCCGCGCTGGGACGAGCCCGACCCAGGGCTGGCCGCGCCGCCGCGCGTGGCGGCCGAGATCGCGCCACCCGAGCTTGCGGCCCCGGATGCGGCGCCTGCGCCAACCATCTGGTCGCGCGGGCGGCGTGTGCTCACCACGTGGACGGGGCGAGCCGCCGTGTTGATGGGCACGCTGGCGCTGGTGCTGGCGGCGGTGGTGCTGGCCATGGCAACGCGCCGCCCGCTGGTGCCCATCGACCAGCCGGTCAGCGGGATCGTGAGTACCAGCCAGGCTGCCGGCGGTGTCGACTTTGGCGGCGTAGTTGCGCAAGACAGCTGCATCTGGAACGAGTTCCAATCGGTTGGGCGGCGGCGTGGCGCGCAGATCGGCACCTGGGAGAATGTGGGTGTTGGCGGGAATGCGCCGGCCTTGCAGCCTGAGGTCGTCGTATCGCTTGAAGAGGTCGATTTCTGCAAGGGCGAGATCAAGCTGCTGTGGAGCGTGCGCAACAACATGGACGACGAAAGCGTGGCGCTACCGCTGACTGCCGAGAATATCGCGGTGAGCGACTCGCTGCTGAACGACTACCAGATCGCCGACCCGAAATCGCTGCCGCCGCAGATCAGCGTCGCGCCACGCAGCAAGGCCCGCGGCACTGCGGTGATCGAGCGGCCGGCCAACCTGAACGCCAAGGTGCTGCGGATCAAACTCAAGCAGATGCCCTTTGGCGAAGCTACCTGGATCGTACCGATCAGCGGCGCAGGCAAGTAATCACGGCCTGAATAGGCGGTTGGGCGCGGGGGCGGCGAAGCTGCCCCCGTTTTGTTATGTACCGCGAAGCCGTCGCCACATTGCTCTTGCTGCTGCTGTGCATGGCATTATACCAAATCCGGTTAATCGCTTGGTTTATGGTGGGGGTTCGGGGGCGGCAAAGCCGCCCCCGAAATGCTCTTTTGTTGTGCGATGCCTGGCAAAGCCAGGCATCGCACAACAAAACGAACGTAATCAAACGGAGTTGGTATCAGGCTAGATCGGGATGTAGAATAAGACTTTGTTAATAACTATTGACAGGTGCATAACAATCGAGATAGAATGGCGCTGCTCTTGGTATACCAAATTCGATAGTATGCGTACACATACAGGGCCTGCCACACAGGGAGGGCCGCATGGCTAAAGCACTAGTGCTGCGCGCGATCACCGGCGCACAGGCCGGCAAGCGCCACACACTAACCGCGCGCGCCAGCACGGTAGGCACCGCTGCAACCAACGATCTGGTGTTGCACGATCGGTTGTTAAGCCCGAGGCACCTCGAGATTCGGCAGGTGCTCGAGCGCTGGTTTGTCGTGCCACTGGTCGCCGGTAGCCAGGGGGTTGCGCTCAACGGCATGCCGGTAGCCGGCCAGAGCCGGGTCAACCCCGGCGATACGCTGACGCTCGGCAGTGTCACGTACGCGGTTGAGGTTGAGGATGTGATCGAGCAAGAGGTGGGCGTGGCGGTGCGTGGCACGAACAACAGCGTGCCGCGGCTGGGCGAATACTTCATCCGGCGCGGCATTCTCAGCCGCGATCAGGTTATCAAGGTGGCCGAGCGCCAGAGCAAGCTCAACCACGATGGCATGCGCCTGCAATTTGGCCAGGTGGCCTACGAAATGGGCTTCATCACGCGCTCGCAGCTCGATATGGCCCTGGCCGACCAGCGCTCGGATTTCAACGACAGGTTCTACTAGTAGGGCTGCGATGTATCGCAACCCTACCTGGCTACCCGCGTACGAGCGCCAGCTCGCAGCTGAACCCCGGCCCCAGCACTGCCAGCACGCCATACTCGCCTGGCCCAGGCGCGCCGGCCTTCAAGAAGGCATCGAGCACGAAGAAGACTGTGGCCGACGACATGTTGCCATAGTCGCGTAGCACCGCGCGGGTGTGGCTCAGGCGCTCGCGATCGATTGCCAGCGCGCTTTCGTACGCGCCAACCACCTTCGCACCGCCAGGGTGCAGCACCCAGTGGTCGATGTCGTCGATCGTTAGCTTGTGCTGTGCCAGGAACTCGGCCACATTCTCGCGCATCAGCGTCTGCACAATCTGCGGAATGCGCGACGAAAACACCACCTGCATGCCAGTGTCGACCATATCCCAGCCCATGATCTCGGTGGTGCCCGGCCAGAGTGTGCTCTGGGTGCCGATGATCTGCAGCCCCGCATCCGGCCGCCCGGTGCTGGCCGCGTCGCCATCAACCAGCACCGCCGCAGCGCCGTCGGCAAACAGCGAGGCCGCGATCAGGTTGCGCTTCGAGCGGTCGCCCCACTGAAATGTGACGCTGCACAGCTCGACCGAGAGCAGCAGCACGCGCTGATCGGGAAACGCGCGCGTGTACTCGTAGGCGCGCGCCAGCCCGGCCACACCGCCGGCGCAGCCCAGCCCCCAGATCGGGGTGCGGCGGGTGTGCCGGCCCATACCCAGCCGGTTGATCAGCATAGCGTCGGGGCTGGGCGCGGCCATGCCGGTGGTCGAGACCCAGATCAGGTGGTCGATCGCGTCAGCTGTGTAGCCGGCCGCGCTCAGGCAGGCGCCGGCCGCAGCCGCGCCTAGCTCGGTGGCCGCCGTGATGAACAGGTCGTTGCATTGCTTGAAGCTGCGCGGTGTTGCGAACCATTCCAGCGGAGCCGCGAAGTAGCGTGTGTCGATCTGTGCATGCCGAAACACCGACATGTAGCGGTCGATTTCGGGGAACGCCGGCGCGAAGTGCGCGCGCGCGAGATCGCGGATGCGCGCTTGTTCCAGCGCGTATGGCGGCAGCGCGGTGGCTACCGAGCGAATAACAGGCATGCAATACCGCTCCTTCTAGCGTGGCGATCAGGCTCCGCGACACCAAATTCGGTTGTACTGTAAGGGCAAGTCCTCAGCATAGCACGGATCGCTTCATGCACTGCCTGAATGATTGTACGTACTCACCCGGCGCGATAGATCCCTGGGGCGCCTGGGGCTACCCAGCACGCCACCAGGGCACCAAGGTTACGAGATCCTGGTGCCCTGGTGCTTTGCTGAGTAGCCGCTGCTGTATTAGCGCTGTGGCTCAGCCGCCCAGCGTATCGCGGGCTACGGCGATCCGTGCTAGTGTACGCGCGCGCCCGAGCGCCACCAGCGTCTCGAACAGTGGCGGTGCGACGGTGCGGCCGGTCACGGCCACGCGCACTGCGCCGAACAGCTGGCCGGCCTTTAGCCCGAGCCGCTCGACTAGCGCGCGCAGCGCCGCTTCAAGCTGGTCTTCGCTCCACGTATCGAGCGTGCTCAGCTCGGCGTACACCGCCGCGAGCGCGCTGGCAGTGGCGGTCGCGTCCAGCTTCTTAGGCACCAGCAGTGCCTGGTCGGCCGGTGGTGGCTCGCTGAAGAAGAATGCCAGCAGCTCAGGCGCCTCGCTCAGCTCCTCGAGCCGCTCGTGGATCAGCGGCACCAGCTGCTCGGTATAGGCCAGCTCGCCGGCAGTGGGCGGGCTGCCGATCAGGCCGGCCTGGCTCAGGAATGGCGCGATCCGCCCGGCCAGCTCGGCCGCGCTCAGCTTGCGGATGTAGATGCCGTTCATGTCCTTGAGCTTGTCGGGGTTCCAGCGCGCCGGCGAGGCCTGCACCCGCTCGATTGTAAAGCGCTCGACCAGCTCGGCGCGCGTCATGATCTCGGTATGGTCGTCGTAGCTCCAGCCCTGCAGCGCCAGGTAGTTGAACATGGCCTCGGCCAAGTAGCCGCGCTCCCAGAAGCGGTTAGTCGATACATCATCCTTACGCTTCGAGAGCTTGCCGCGGCCGTCGTTGCGCAGGATGGGCGGCACATGCGCGAACACCGGCGGCTGCCAGCCGAAGGCGCCGTACAGCAGCACATGGTAGGGCGTGCTCGGCACCCACTCGTCGCTGCGCAGCACATGCGTAATGCCCATCAGGTGGTCGTCGACCAGGTGCGCGAAGTGGTACACCGGCATGCCGGTCGACTTGATCAGCACGATGTCTTGCAGCTCGGCGTG
The sequence above is drawn from the Candidatus Kouleothrix ribensis genome and encodes:
- the uvrB gene encoding excinuclease ABC subunit UvrB, producing the protein MSFRVVAPYHPTGDQPKAIAQLVDGVNKGYKHQTLLGATGTGKTAVMSWIFEQLGRPALVMAHNKTLVSQLYSEFRELLPDSAVELFISYYDVYTPEAYVPSKDLYIEKEAQINEEIDRLRHAATQALLTRNDVLIVASVSAIYGLGSPTDYGQVAIPLRVGEVRNRDKLLRQLIDLQFERNDIDFHRGTFRVRGDTLDIFPANAEIAERVEFWGDEIEKITEFDPLTGEVLVARTAVDIFPAKHFIANTEKLQLAISDISSELTERVAALEAESKPLEAARLKQRTMYDLEMLGEVGYCSGIENYSRHMDRRLPGQTPWTLIDYFPDNFVLFVDESHISLPQIRGMYNGDRSRKQTLVDYGFRLPSALDNRPLKFDEFEQHVHQAIYVSATPGPYELEHSQQIVEQIIRPTGLIDPIIEVRPTKGQIDDLIGEIKRRVDKGQRVLVTTLTKRMAEDLSDYLKEMGVRTQYLHADIETLERVEILRDLRLGVYDVVVGINLLREGLDLPEVSMVAILDADKEGYLRSASSLIQISGRAARHIEGTVIMYADTITASMHAAIQETNRRRAIQEAHNRTHNITPVGISKAVRDLTERVRKVAEERAVYQAGPGGLGELPIPKDELVKLIKELEKQMKQAAKDLEFEKAAALRDQVIELRRTLALEEETIR
- a CDS encoding NERD domain-containing protein yields the protein MAVQIWIGEKPEHPNERRAIVALANGLDRLDGLYLILANFSVGGRNIDLVLIKQDAIFIVELKHCDGKIFGDVNGPWFVESANGERKRLNPGRKNPYNQVISYYYSLINFLNEHRTTFLSAQKAAAVDFRTCKRLVVIAPTIQDGSQVETDWKVELKGLDELPAYLITERSSEINLSEEEMLRIPELLHCTRWSEVNALLAGVLPRWDEPDPGLAAPPRVAAEIAPPELAAPDAAPAPTIWSRGRRVLTTWTGRAAVLMGTLALVLAAVVLAMATRRPLVPIDQPVSGIVSTSQAAGGVDFGGVVAQDSCIWNEFQSVGRRRGAQIGTWENVGVGGNAPALQPEVVVSLEEVDFCKGEIKLLWSVRNNMDDESVALPLTAENIAVSDSLLNDYQIADPKSLPPQISVAPRSKARGTAVIERPANLNAKVLRIKLKQMPFGEATWIVPISGAGK
- a CDS encoding FHA domain-containing protein, which translates into the protein MAKALVLRAITGAQAGKRHTLTARASTVGTAATNDLVLHDRLLSPRHLEIRQVLERWFVVPLVAGSQGVALNGMPVAGQSRVNPGDTLTLGSVTYAVEVEDVIEQEVGVAVRGTNNSVPRLGEYFIRRGILSRDQVIKVAERQSKLNHDGMRLQFGQVAYEMGFITRSQLDMALADQRSDFNDRFY
- a CDS encoding type III polyketide synthase, translated to MPVIRSVATALPPYALEQARIRDLARAHFAPAFPEIDRYMSVFRHAQIDTRYFAAPLEWFATPRSFKQCNDLFITAATELGAAAAGACLSAAGYTADAIDHLIWVSTTGMAAPSPDAMLINRLGMGRHTRRTPIWGLGCAGGVAGLARAYEYTRAFPDQRVLLLSVELCSVTFQWGDRSKRNLIAASLFADGAAAVLVDGDAASTGRPDAGLQIIGTQSTLWPGTTEIMGWDMVDTGMQVVFSSRIPQIVQTLMRENVAEFLAQHKLTIDDIDHWVLHPGGAKVVGAYESALAIDRERLSHTRAVLRDYGNMSSATVFFVLDAFLKAGAPGPGEYGVLAVLGPGFSCELALVRG
- a CDS encoding glutamate--tRNA ligase, coding for MAEIVAPVRVRFAPSPTGFLHIGGVRTALFNWLFARHYGGQFILRLEDTDEKRYVEGAAADIIASLGWVGIDWDEGPDIGGPFGPYVQSVRSEQGIYAQYIEQLLVAGHAYMSFTTEDQLEQLRADATARGVKSFRFRGPERDWSLEQMRAAAAAGRPYTVRLKVPREGSTSFSDLVRGGDQISVNHAELQDIVLIKSTGMPVYHFAHLVDDHLMGITHVLRSDEWVPSTPYHVLLYGAFGWQPPVFAHVPPILRNDGRGKLSKRKDDVSTNRFWERGYLAEAMFNYLALQGWSYDDHTEIMTRAELVERFTIERVQASPARWNPDKLKDMNGIYIRKLSAAELAGRIAPFLSQAGLIGSPPTAGELAYTEQLVPLIHERLEELSEAPELLAFFFSEPPPADQALLVPKKLDATATASALAAVYAELSTLDTWSEDQLEAALRALVERLGLKAGQLFGAVRVAVTGRTVAPPLFETLVALGRARTLARIAVARDTLGG